A genome region from Chitinophagales bacterium includes the following:
- a CDS encoding RidA family protein, which produces MTKEIILTENAPAPIGPYSQAVKAGNTLYVSGQIPMNPQTGAIENETIEAETNRVMQNIDAVLKAANYSFGDVVKATIFITDMNLFGRINAVYANYFTANPPARETVQVARLPKDVNVEISVIAVQ; this is translated from the coding sequence ATGACGAAAGAAATTATACTTACCGAAAATGCACCTGCGCCCATTGGCCCATACAGCCAAGCAGTAAAAGCAGGAAACACCTTATACGTTTCAGGACAAATACCTATGAATCCGCAAACCGGTGCTATAGAAAACGAAACCATAGAAGCAGAAACCAACCGCGTAATGCAAAACATAGATGCTGTATTAAAAGCAGCCAATTACTCTTTTGGCGATGTGGTAAAGGCCACCATCTTTATTACCGACATGAATTTGTTTGGCAGAATAAATGCCGTATATGCCAATTATTTTACTGCAAACCCGCCCGCTCGCGAAACCGTACAGGTTGCCCGCTTGCCCAAAGATGTAAACGTGGAAATATCGGTAATTGCAGTACAATAA
- a CDS encoding ketoacyl-ACP synthase III: MAFSAVHHITLDALAASVPAASEDNLELTILNEKERELFVKTVGIRYRRVAANGITAADLCAACAEDLFSKNAVQRSDVKVLIFISQTPDYLIPNTASLLQHRLGLAKDCIAFDINLGCSGYVYGLNVAASLLANMNTGKALLLVGDVSTAVISKRDKSVVPLFSDAGSATVLSKKAGEAMHFNLQTDGAEFDDIIIPEGGMRNRFSEKSLCETERESGNYRAGVHMQLNGIRIFNFALREVAPNIQQLLTEVQYNKEQIDYFVFHQANKLMLESVRKKLDVPEHKVPYSLFDFGNTSSASIPVTLVNNLRAELTDKKLQLLLSGFGVGLSWGSVLLKTENVFVSPLIHVA; this comes from the coding sequence ATGGCATTTTCTGCTGTTCACCATATTACTTTAGATGCGTTGGCTGCCTCGGTTCCGGCTGCCTCAGAGGATAATTTGGAATTAACCATTTTGAATGAAAAGGAGCGCGAACTATTTGTAAAAACCGTGGGCATAAGATATAGAAGAGTTGCCGCCAATGGCATAACTGCAGCAGATTTGTGTGCTGCTTGTGCCGAAGATTTGTTTAGTAAAAATGCAGTGCAGCGCAGCGATGTAAAAGTGCTGATATTTATTTCGCAAACGCCCGATTATTTAATTCCAAATACGGCATCGCTCTTGCAGCATAGACTTGGTTTGGCAAAAGATTGTATTGCTTTCGATATAAACTTAGGCTGTTCGGGATATGTGTATGGTTTAAATGTGGCTGCAAGTTTACTTGCCAATATGAACACAGGAAAGGCGCTGCTGTTGGTGGGCGATGTTTCTACCGCAGTTATCTCTAAACGCGATAAGAGTGTGGTGCCTTTGTTTTCCGATGCAGGCTCTGCCACGGTGCTTTCAAAGAAGGCAGGCGAAGCAATGCACTTTAATTTACAAACAGATGGCGCAGAGTTCGATGATATTATTATACCAGAAGGTGGCATGAGGAATCGCTTTAGCGAAAAATCTTTGTGCGAAACTGAAAGAGAAAGCGGAAACTACAGGGCGGGAGTTCATATGCAGTTAAACGGTATCCGTATTTTTAATTTTGCATTGCGAGAAGTGGCACCCAACATTCAGCAGTTGCTAACCGAAGTGCAATACAATAAAGAGCAAATAGATTATTTTGTATTTCACCAGGCCAACAAGCTGATGCTTGAAAGTGTACGCAAAAAATTGGATGTACCCGAGCACAAAGTGCCTTATTCGTTATTCGATTTTGGAAATACCAGCTCGGCATCTATTCCGGTTACATTGGTAAATAATTTAAGAGCAGAACTAACCGATAAAAAATTGCAGTTGCTGCTGAGTGGCTTTGGTGTTGGACTTTCGTGGGGCAGCGTTTTGCTCAAAACCGAAAATGTGTTTGTTTCACCGCTTATACACGTGGCATGA
- a CDS encoding glycosyltransferase family 2 protein codes for MNTPQFSVVIPVYRSEQTLPEMCRAIIDFFNRQQLSVEIILVNDASPDNTWETIKELKTQYPTIITAINLAKNAGQHHAVLCGFQYVKGSFIITIDDDLQYHPFEIEKLIKQQQLTHADLVYGIQTVKEHSYIKNLGSKVVASIFSRFASTPGKGSSFRLIKAEVVQNIKHFNQRYIYLEELLAWFASNIQFVEVNHAKRKEGKSGYTILKLTLWTLRLIFTYTTLPLRVMTYFGLIAFLVCLGFVGYFLYMKFSCGAELGFTALIVSIFMSTGLILFSLGVIGEYLNRLFQLQTKRPVFFVKEVL; via the coding sequence ATGAACACACCTCAATTTTCAGTAGTAATACCGGTTTACAGAAGCGAGCAAACATTGCCCGAGATGTGCCGAGCTATTATTGATTTTTTTAATCGACAACAACTTTCGGTAGAAATTATTTTGGTAAACGATGCCAGCCCCGATAATACTTGGGAAACCATAAAAGAGCTCAAAACACAGTATCCCACAATAATTACAGCTATTAACCTTGCTAAAAATGCCGGGCAGCACCATGCGGTTTTGTGCGGCTTTCAGTATGTAAAAGGCAGTTTTATTATTACTATAGATGACGATTTGCAATACCATCCTTTCGAGATAGAAAAACTCATCAAGCAGCAGCAACTTACCCATGCAGATTTGGTATATGGCATACAAACGGTAAAGGAGCATTCGTATATTAAAAATCTGGGAAGCAAGGTGGTGGCATCTATATTTTCACGCTTTGCAAGCACACCGGGTAAAGGTTCTTCTTTTCGTTTAATTAAAGCCGAAGTAGTGCAAAACATAAAGCACTTCAACCAGCGCTATATTTACTTAGAAGAATTATTGGCATGGTTTGCCAGTAACATACAGTTTGTGGAAGTAAACCATGCAAAAAGAAAAGAGGGAAAATCGGGCTATACCATTCTAAAATTAACGCTGTGGACTCTCAGGCTTATTTTTACTTACACCACACTGCCACTTCGTGTAATGACCTACTTTGGGTTAATAGCATTTTTAGTTTGCTTAGGTTTTGTAGGTTACTTCTTATATATGAAATTTTCGTGTGGTGCCGAGTTAGGTTTTACGGCTTTAATTGTTTCAATTTTTATGAGTACAGGACTTATTCTGTTTAGCCTTGGCGTAATTGGTGAGTATTTGAATCGTTTATTTCAACTGCAAACAAAGCGCCCTGTTTTCTTTGTAAAGGAAGTATTGTAG